A genomic window from Salvia hispanica cultivar TCC Black 2014 chromosome 5, UniMelb_Shisp_WGS_1.0, whole genome shotgun sequence includes:
- the LOC125186906 gene encoding uncharacterized protein LOC125186906: protein MAKGRKLTTSRSERFLGSFGSHTAANSSSELKEEDVWSVADDTVSGEDFSAADGDWGTRASADRNRSFGGCRASPRYQAGGLSLAFDDPRSAASQRIIHQFHLQEGSPRGRNMATSAPVNVPDWSKIYRVDSVESLHDSDDGLDDAELVPPHEYLAREYTRSRNSVFEGVGRTLKGRDMSRVRDAVWSQTGFDG from the coding sequence atgGCCAAGGGTCGGAAACTGACCACCAGCCGCAGCGAACGCTTTTTAGGAAGTTTCGGCAGCCACACGGCGGCGAATTCTTCATCCGAGCTCAAAGAAGAAGACGTCTGGTCGGTCGCCGACGACACCGTCAGCGGCGAGGATTTCTCAGCCGCAGACGGAGACTGGGGCACACGCGCTTCCGCTGACCGCAATCGAAGCTTCGGCGGCTGCAGGGCCTCGCCGCGGTACCAAGCCGGCGGCCTGTCATTAGCTTTCGACGACCCCAGGAGCGCCGCGTCGCAGAGGATCATCCACCAGTTCCACCTGCAGGAGGGATCGCCACGTGGCCGCAATATGGCCACGTCAGCGCCCGTTAACGTGCCCGATTGGTCCAAGATATACCGGGTCGACTCGGTGGAGTCGTTGCATGACTCGGATGACGGCTTGGACGACGCCGAGCTGGTCCCCCCACACGAGTACCTGGCGCGTGAGTACACACGCAGCCGGAACTCGGTGTTTGAGGGAGTGGGGCGAACGCTCAAGGGGCGCGATATGAGCCGGGTCCGAGATGCGGTGTGGAGCCAGACCGGGTTCGATGGCTGA
- the LOC125186743 gene encoding uncharacterized GPI-anchored protein At1g61900-like, producing the protein MRGAPVQSLHIWASIVLLALLCIHESSGNSLGDSALAERRADLLLPQISPTAAPQPFLPLLAPSPLTPFTNSTIPKLSGICVLNFTSLSNMMMVTSTDCMAAFAPVLANVVCCPQVEATLVTLIGQSSKYTNTLALNGTLAAHCLSDFQKILVGQGANESLSKICSIHSSNLTGGSCPVSDVSEFESTVETSNLLAACGKINSVNECCEQVCQNAILDAARKLAQKAYSLLAVDGSHVLSDHTTRINDCKSIVLRWLGSKLEPSRAKEVLRVISNCRINKGCPLNFPNMSHVIEGCGAGKSNQTACCRSLESYVSHLQRQSFVTNLQALNCAASLGVRLRKANITKNVYSQCHISLKDFSLQVGVQESGCLLPSLPSDVIFDQSAGVSFVCDLNDNIPAPWPATTQLPASSCNKTAVKIPALPAVASGQSNFQQKGANYIPSLMAFVAILIVV; encoded by the exons ATGAGGGGAGCGCCGGTGCAAAGTTTGCACATTTGGGCTTCAATTGTGCTTCTGGCTCTTCTGT GTATACATGAATCATCTGGAAACTCTTTGGGTGATTCTGCTCTGGCAGAAAGAAGGGCGGATTTACTTTTACCCCAAATTTCCCCAACTGCTGCTCCTCAGCCGTTTCTTCCTCTTCTGGCTCCATCTCCATTAACACCATTCACAAATAGCACAATCCCCAAATTATCTG GAATTTGTGTGCTGAACTTTACGTCACTATCAAATATGATGATGGTGACATCAACTGATTGTATGGCTGCATTTGCACCAGTTTTGGCTAACGTAGTGTGCTGTCCTCAAGTTGAGGCTACATTGGTGACTCTCATTGGCCAATCTAGTAAATATACCAATACACTAGCTTTAAATGGAACACTTGCTGCACATTGCCTATCAGATTTTCAAAAGATTTTGGTGGGTCAGGGAGCCAATGAAAGTTTATCTAAGATTTGCTCGATTCATTCATCAAATCTTACTGGAGGTTCTTGCCCAGTTAGTGACGTTTCTGAGTTTGAGAGCACTGTAGAAACATCTAACCTTCTAGCTGCCTGTGGGAAGATTAATTCTGTGAATGAATGCTGTGAGCAAGTTTGTCAGAATGCTATTCTTGATGCTGCTAGGAAGCTTGCCCAAAAAGCTTACAGTCTTCTAGCCGTAGATGGTTCTCATGTGCTGTCTGATCACACAACTAGGATTAATGACTGCAAAAGTATTGTACTACGATGGCTTGGAAGTAAACTCGAGCCTTCTCGTGCAAAGGAAGTTCTTCGAGTAATATCTAATTGCAGAATTAACAAAG GATGTCCTCTGAATTTTCCGAACATGAGTCATGTCATAGAAGGGTGTGGTGCTGGAAAGAGTAATCAAACAGCTTGTTGCAGGTCACTTGAGAGTTACGTCTCTCACCTGCAAAGGCAGAGCTTTGTCACAAACTTGCAAGCTTTAAATTGTGCTGCATCACTTGGAGTAAGATTACGGAAAGCAAACATTACCAAGAATGTCTACAGCCAGTGTCATATTAGCCTCAAAGACTTCTCCCTCCAAG TTGGTGTTCAGG AATCTGGATGCCTCCTTCCCAGCTTGCCATCAGATGTAATATTTGACCAGTCTGCAGGGGTCAGCTTCGTCTGTGATTTGAATGACAACATTCCAGCCCCTTGGCCTGCAACCACACAGTTGCCAGCTTCATCGTGCAACAAAA CTGCTGTCAAAATTCCTGCTCTTCCTGCAGTGGCTTCTGGGCAAAGTA ATTTTCAGCAAAAGGGCGCAAACTATATTCCATCTTTGATGGCCTTCGTTGCCATCTTGATTGTGGTGTAG